The sequence GCCGCACAAGCGCATCGACGTGGCCGTGAAGGCGTTCAACGCGCTCGAGCGCCCGCTCGTCGTGGTGGGGGACGGACCTGAGCACCGGCGGCTGAAGCGCCTGGCCGGCCCGACCGTGCGGCTCACGGGCCGCATCTCCGACGACGAGGTGGCCGACCTGCTGCGCACCTCGCAGGCGCTCGTGGTCACCGCCGAGGAGGAGTTCGGGATCGCCGCGGTCGAGTCGCTGGCGAGCGGACGGCCGGTCGTCGGGCTCCGTGCCGGGGGCGTTCTGGAGACCGTCGAGGAGGGCGTGACGGGTGCGTTCTACGACGACGCGGACGATCCGCGCTCGCTCGCGAAGGCCGTCGCGGGCTTCGATGTGGCGCGTGTGGAGTCATCCATGTGTGTGAGATCCGCACATAGATTTGGTGCCGAACGTTTCAAGGAGCGGCTGCGGACGATCGTTGCCGAAACCGCCGCAAACGGCCGTACAGCGCCAGAAATCGACCGTCCGGTCGGCGGATTGCTGCCCCTCAGGGCGGCGCGGCGCGGCGCGGATTCGATGAGGAGCCGTTAAATCTCTCCCCGGCCTGGGGACAATCAGCGTAACCCTGTGGCATTCTTCGGGTTGTCTGTTGTGCGCGGGCCAACGCCTGCGCCCTGATTTCGCCGCAACGGTCACAAGCTTAGCGGCATGGTCAGGACCTCTCCGGGGGGACGGCCGTGGACACACGGGGTTGTCCCACCAAAAGAGAAGAAGAGCCGCCGGGATCGGTGACGTTTCACGGGCCTCGGCAAGGTGGTTGCAGAAACAAGTAACTTGGCCTATAATCCCTACTGCCCCAGTAGGGCTTTGAACTGACTTTGGAAGGACCCCAAACTGAGCACCATCACCGACACCCCACGCCGACGCGACGCTGAGCACGAGGTTGACCCGACCCTCGACTCGCTGCAGCTGCTCCTGCGTGAGGCTGGCCGGTACCCGCTGCTCAAGCCGAGTGAGGAGATCGAACTCGCCAAGCGGATCGAGCGCGGAGACCTGGCAGCCAAGGAACGCATGATCAACTCCAACCTCCGACTGGTCGTCGCCAACGCGCGGCGCTATCAGGGCCAGGGCCTCGCCCTCGGTGACCTGATCCAGGAGGGCATGTTGGGCCTGATCCGCGCGGTCGAGAAGTTCGACTGGCGCAAGGGCTTCCGCTTCTCGACCTACGCGACGCTCTGGATCCGCCAGGCGATTCAGCGTGGCCTCGAGAACACGAGCCGCACGATCCGCCTCCCCGTCCACGTGGCCCAGCGTTCGCGCAAGGTCGGCCGCATCGAGCGCGAGCTCACCACTCGCCTCGGTCACGAGCCGTCGGACGAGGAGATCGCGTCCGCTGCGGACCTGCCGCTCGAGGACGTCATCGAGATCCGCAAGGCCGACCGCGCCGTGGTCAGCCTCGACAAGCCGGTCGGCGACGATGGCGACACCGCCTTCGGCGACCTCCTGGCCATCGAGACGCCGGCCGTGGACGAAGAGGTCCACGAGGCGCTGAAGTCCGAGACGCTCCTGAACGCCATCGCCGAGCTCCCCGAGCCCGAGCGTGACGTGATCGAGATGCGCTTCGGCGCGGGCGACCGTGAGCCCCAGACGCTGTCGCAGGCCGGCCGCAAGCTCGGCGTGTCGACGGAGCGCGCGCGCCAGATCGAGGAGCGCGCCCTCAAGCGCCTCTCGCAGCGCCCGGAGCTCGTCGCTCTGCGCGAAGCGGCGTAAGCCAGCATCACCGTCGTAGCTTCAAGGCCGCCGCGAGCTGTTCACGCTCGCGGCGGCCTTTGTACGTTCTGAGGGCGAACGTGAGGATCTGGGCGGCGTCGTCCAGACGTGCCGGGCCGCTGCCCAACCGCCGCTGGATCACGTCGTGGCGGTTCTGCGCCAGCTGCGCGAAGGGCTCGCTCGTGACGCTGTGACCACCCGTGTGGGTGAGCGACAGGTCGGTGTGCAGGTACGTCTTGAGGCCCTGCTGGCGCGCGCGCAGGCACAGCTCCATGTCCTCGGCGAACAGGTGGATGCGCTCGTCGAAGTGGATCAGCTGCGTCGGCCCGGCCAGCGCCGCCGCGATCGCCCAGCCGACGGTGCGCGGCCGGTCGGCCTTGTACGGCTCCGCGCGGACCTCGAGCGCGCGTGGCAGGCGGGGGAGCGCCGCGGGCAGGAACGCGCCGAGCGTGCCGGGGAGCGGGTGCGCGCTTCTTTGGACGGAGCCGTCCTCGTTGAGCAGGCGCGGGGCGTGCAGGCCTGGGAGGCTCGCTCGTCGGGCGAGCTCCGGGAGCACGCGCGCGTGGTCGATCGTGTCCGGGTTGAGCAGGACCGTGACCGGTTGCGTGACGTGTCGGAGACCGGCGTTGTTGGCGGCGCCGTAGCCGGGGTTGTCGCGGCGCTCGATGACCGTTGCGCCGTGCTCAGCGGCGAGCTGCGCGCCGCCGTCGTCGGGCCCGACGTCGACGACGACGAGCTGCGGCGCGTCCAGGGTCGGGAGCAGTCGCGCGAGGTGCGCGCGACTGCGGTGCAGGACGATGACGGCAGCCCAGCTCAAACGGTCACGTCGGCCGGCGGGCGCGTCGGCACGGCAAGGTCGTCCAGGGCGGCGGCGAGCCGGGCGACGCTCACGCGCACGTCGAACTGCTCGGCACGCGCCCGTGGGTTGCCGGGATCGTCGAGGGCGCGGCGGATCTGCGCGACGGCAGCGTCGGCGTCTCCGGGCTCGTACAGCCCGGTCTCCAGGATCTCGAGCGGTCCCCCCGCGGCGGGCGCGACGACGGGCCTCCCGGCCGCGAGCGCCTCGATCAGCACCATCCCGTACGGCTCCCGGTCGGCGCAGTGCAGCAGCAGGTGATGCTCGTGCAGGGCCGTGGACATGTCGACCCGGCCGGCGAACGTGACGTTGGGCGGCGGATCGAGGTCTGGCATGGGATCGCCCGGCAGCGGCTCGCCCGCGAAGGTGATGTGCAGCTCGGGCATCCGCCGCGCGATCTCCACCGCGAGATCCGGCCGCTTCCAGCCGACGAGCGCGCCCGCGACGAGCGCCCTCGGCGGCCCGTCCGGCAACGGGGTGGGGGTGAAGCGGGTCAGGTCCACGCCGGGGTGCAGGATGGTGGCGGGCAGTTTGAGCTCGTCCGCGATCGCCTGGCTCGCCGCGACCACGACGTGCGCGCGCCTCGTGGTGGCGCGGACGGCGCCGCGCAACGCGGGTGCGTCGAACAGGTCGTGATGCACGGCGACGCGCTGGGTGTCGGGCACCGCGGCGGCCGCCATGACCGCCTTCGCACCCCATGCGACGAGCGTCCGCGGCTTGAGCTTCGTCAGCTCGTACGTCAGCCCGAGCGTCCCGCCCGCGCTCTTGCGGAGTCCCCGGTCCTTCAGCGGGACGTGCTCGATCCCGGCAGCGTGCAGCTCGTCCGCGAGTGGCCCGGGCGGGCACGCCACGCGGAGCGGCCGGTCCAGCCGCGTGACGCAGTCGAGCAGCACGCGCTCGGCGCCGCCGAGGACGCCGGAATAGCTCGCGAAGAGGATCTTGTCGGCGCCCACGGGCGCCAAAGCATGGCGACTGCCGCTAGCCGATGCGGCTGGCGAGCTCGTCGAGCCCGAGGAAGTAGCGGCCGTGCGTGCGCCGCAGATCTTCTTCCGAGGCTGCGCTGAGGGCGACAACTTCGACGTCCTTACGACCCCGCATCTCAGCTTCGGCGCGGAAACGCCCCTGCATGGCTGAGCTTGCCGACTCGAATTGCTCGAGTCGAATCAACTCCCCGGCAGTGCGGTCATAGACGACGAGGAAGTGACTCACGAGGTTGATGGTAGTCGGCAGCGCCATGTCACACCAACCGCTCGATCAACCCTCGTTGTCGGTGGAGGCTGGCGGCGATATCTCGCCGATACCCCACCAGCGACGCATTCGCTGGATCTATCGCCTCGATCTGCTCGACCGCTCCAATCATGCCTGCAACCGCATCAGCCGCGCCGACCAGCAGTCTTGCGACTTCGGTCTCTGGAGGCTGCCCGTAGCGAATGTCTCGCCCAACACGGTCGGCGAGCTTCTCGAACATGTCGGCCCACTCGTGCTGCCAGCGCGTTCGGACTTGGATCTCCACCGCCATGTCCTCCGGGAACACGATCACGTGGACAGCGCGATAGCCGTGCGAGGGGCTCTCGCGACGATCGATCACCTTCGGCTCGCGTGCCTCGTCCCCGAACAGCTTGATCAACTCACTGACGAGCGCGTCCTGAGCGTTGCGGTCGCGGTCCACCACGATCCGCATGCCGGCGAGGTCGTGGATGCTCTTGAGCCACGAGCCGCCGTGGCGCTCGAGCTTCTCGAGGATTGTTCCAGTGTTCTTGACGCGCGACGTCGGCGCGACGTCGATCGCGTCCCGGACGCGAGTCAGCGTCGCTGTCAGGACGTCGTCGTACGCCTCGAGCAGCTGATGAAGCTCGGTGATGTCGGCGTCGGCCGGGTCGTCTCGCGCGATCAAGCGTCCGCCTAGTCGCTCGATGTGGGATCGCGAGAAGGGCAGTGGCACGACCAGCCAGTCTGCCAACGGGTCCGGATGCGCGACTAGCATCGCTGGACAGATGGCTCCGCGCCGCGTTCCGGACCCGCCCGGCCTGCGTGCGCGCACGGCTCGTGGCGGCGTGGTCAACGCCGCGTTCCTGTCCGGGGCGGAGCTGCTGGTGCTGGCGCAGGGCCTGCTGGCGACGGCGCTGCTGGGGCCGGACGCGATCGGCCTGTACGGGATCGTGACGACGACGGCGATGACGATCGTCGCGCTGCGGCGGGTCGGGATCGACGAGGCGTTCGTCCAGACGGCCGTCGACGACGAGGAGGCCGAGTTCCAGCGGGCCATGACGGTGGAATTGGCGCTCGGGGTGATCGGGGCGGTGGCCGTCGCGGCGCTCGCGCCGGTGCTGGCGGCGGCGTACGACGACTCGCGGCTGCTCGGGCTGACGCTGGCCGTGACGTACCTGCCGGTGGCGTTCGCGCTGCAGGCGCCGCAGTGGGTGTTCTTCAAGCGCATGGAGTACGTGCGGTTGCGCGTGCTGCAGGCGATCGTGCCGCTCGGGACGGTCGCGGTGGCCGTGCCGTTGCTGCTCGCCGGGGTGGGCGTGTGGTCGCTCGTGATCGGGCCGTTCGTGGGGAACCTGGCCGCGATCGTCGCCGCCTGGCGGGCCTCGCCGTACGCGCTGAAGCTGCGGCCCGACCGGGCGGCGGCGCGGCGCTACCTGCGGTTCTCCTGGCCGGTGTTCGTCACGTCGCTCGTCGCGCTGCTCGTCGCGCAGGGGCAGCTGGCGGTGTTCGGGCTGCGGGACGGGATCGTCGCCGTCGGCTTCATCTCGCTCGCCGCGACGCTGACCCGGTACGCCGACCGCGCCGACCAGATCCTCGCGACCACGATCTACCCGGCGATCGTGCGCGTCCGCGACCGCGTCGACGTGCTCGAAGAGCTCTTCGAGAAGGCGAACCGGCTCACGCTCATGTGGGCCTTCCCGTTCGGTGCCGGGCTCGCGCTGTTCGGCGCCGACCTGATCGTGTTCGTGCTGGGCGACGACTGGCGCGGCGCGATCGTCCTGCTCGGCGGGCTGGCGGTCGCCGTCGCCCTGCAGCAGGTCGGCTACTCGTGGTTCGCCTTCTACCGCGCCCGCGGCGAGTCGTGGCCGCAGGCGGTCGAGTCGCTGGCGT comes from Solirubrobacter pauli and encodes:
- a CDS encoding sigma-70 family RNA polymerase sigma factor is translated as MLLREAGRYPLLKPSEEIELAKRIERGDLAAKERMINSNLRLVVANARRYQGQGLALGDLIQEGMLGLIRAVEKFDWRKGFRFSTYATLWIRQAIQRGLENTSRTIRLPVHVAQRSRKVGRIERELTTRLGHEPSDEEIASAADLPLEDVIEIRKADRAVVSLDKPVGDDGDTAFGDLLAIETPAVDEEVHEALKSETLLNAIAELPEPERDVIEMRFGAGDREPQTLSQAGRKLGVSTERARQIEERALKRLSQRPELVALREAA
- a CDS encoding glycosyltransferase family 2 protein, encoding MSWAAVIVLHRSRAHLARLLPTLDAPQLVVVDVGPDDGGAQLAAEHGATVIERRDNPGYGAANNAGLRHVTQPVTVLLNPDTIDHARVLPELARRASLPGLHAPRLLNEDGSVQRSAHPLPGTLGAFLPAALPRLPRALEVRAEPYKADRPRTVGWAIAAALAGPTQLIHFDERIHLFAEDMELCLRARQQGLKTYLHTDLSLTHTGGHSVTSEPFAQLAQNRHDVIQRRLGSGPARLDDAAQILTFALRTYKGRREREQLAAALKLRR
- a CDS encoding glycosyltransferase produces the protein MGADKILFASYSGVLGGAERVLLDCVTRLDRPLRVACPPGPLADELHAAGIEHVPLKDRGLRKSAGGTLGLTYELTKLKPRTLVAWGAKAVMAAAAVPDTQRVAVHHDLFDAPALRGAVRATTRRAHVVVAASQAIADELKLPATILHPGVDLTRFTPTPLPDGPPRALVAGALVGWKRPDLAVEIARRMPELHITFAGEPLPGDPMPDLDPPPNVTFAGRVDMSTALHEHHLLLHCADREPYGMVLIEALAAGRPVVAPAAGGPLEILETGLYEPGDADAAVAQIRRALDDPGNPRARAEQFDVRVSVARLAAALDDLAVPTRPPADVTV
- a CDS encoding oligosaccharide flippase family protein, giving the protein MAPRRVPDPPGLRARTARGGVVNAAFLSGAELLVLAQGLLATALLGPDAIGLYGIVTTTAMTIVALRRVGIDEAFVQTAVDDEEAEFQRAMTVELALGVIGAVAVAALAPVLAAAYDDSRLLGLTLAVTYLPVAFALQAPQWVFFKRMEYVRLRVLQAIVPLGTVAVAVPLLLAGVGVWSLVIGPFVGNLAAIVAAWRASPYALKLRPDRAAARRYLRFSWPVFVTSLVALLVAQGQLAVFGLRDGIVAVGFISLAATLTRYADRADQILATTIYPAIVRVRDRVDVLEELFEKANRLTLMWAFPFGAGLALFGADLIVFVLGDDWRGAIVLLGGLAVAVALQQVGYSWFAFYRARGESWPQAVESLAFGAAFAALAIPGTLLWDEWGFVIGRVACTLCVLAVRAVYVRRLLPGARMAWMAVRAAVPVALATLPVVALRLALWGGERPLWQALLELALWLGALAAVTRRLEGDLLGELRGYLRRSA